A genomic stretch from Halobellus sp. LT62 includes:
- a CDS encoding transcription factor S — MQFCDDCGSMMVSRDGTMVCTNDDCGGEAEQDEELAAQFVSTEEQSDDDVIETTEDANFEGKPTATDVVCDECGAQKAWYTIKQTGSADEPPTRFFKCTECGHRWRGYN; from the coding sequence ATGCAGTTCTGCGACGACTGCGGTTCGATGATGGTCTCTCGCGACGGGACGATGGTCTGCACGAACGACGACTGCGGCGGAGAGGCCGAACAGGACGAGGAGTTGGCCGCGCAGTTCGTCTCCACGGAGGAGCAGAGCGACGACGACGTCATCGAGACGACCGAAGACGCCAACTTCGAGGGCAAGCCGACCGCGACCGACGTCGTTTGCGACGAGTGTGGTGCGCAGAAAGCGTGGTACACGATCAAACAGACCGGCTCCGCCGACGAGCCGCCGACGCGCTTTTTCAAGTGTACCGAGTGCGGGCATCGGTGGCGAGGGTATAACTAG
- a CDS encoding CopG family transcriptional regulator, which translates to METEPVDDLPDELDQWVADRAAAEGIAREEFLRRLVDAHRAFEESDEPAEADAIDELETELRDAVDRIAAVENDLDEKISDVRQRVIQLKRETDAKASEEHDHPEIERQMNAGLENYESILEGLADTTEEHDSKLDRLGAAVVDARSRIDALERRLERREAVAELQREANRHGVTAASCGSCGDAVQLALLTEPTCPHCGAPFDGIEPKRFFFGTNRLNVGTPPAIESGPEADTDDSPHSDNEVTDR; encoded by the coding sequence ATGGAAACCGAGCCCGTCGACGACCTCCCGGACGAGCTCGATCAGTGGGTGGCCGACCGAGCGGCGGCAGAAGGGATCGCGCGCGAGGAGTTCCTTCGTCGCTTAGTCGACGCTCACCGCGCATTCGAGGAGAGCGACGAGCCAGCCGAGGCCGACGCCATCGACGAACTGGAAACTGAACTGCGCGACGCCGTCGACCGCATCGCCGCCGTCGAGAACGACCTCGACGAGAAGATTTCCGACGTCCGTCAGCGCGTCATTCAGCTCAAGCGCGAAACGGACGCCAAGGCGTCCGAAGAGCACGATCACCCGGAGATCGAACGTCAAATGAACGCGGGGCTCGAAAACTACGAGTCGATTCTGGAGGGCCTCGCGGATACCACAGAGGAGCACGACTCGAAGCTCGATCGACTCGGGGCCGCAGTCGTCGACGCACGCTCGCGAATCGACGCTCTCGAACGTCGACTGGAGAGACGCGAGGCGGTCGCAGAGCTCCAGCGGGAGGCGAACCGTCACGGGGTCACGGCGGCGTCGTGCGGAAGCTGTGGCGACGCGGTCCAACTCGCGCTGCTCACCGAACCGACGTGTCCCCACTGCGGCGCGCCGTTCGACGGGATCGAGCCGAAGCGGTTCTTCTTCGGAACGAACAGACTGAACGTCGGGACACCGCCGGCGATCGAATCGGGGCCTGAGGCAGATACCGACGACTCCCCCCACTCCGACAACGAGGTGACGGATCGATGA
- a CDS encoding RimK/LysX family protein, translating into MSTDGDPVRVGVLSLHNSKETKAILNAVDDLGHEGVWLRRENTAISVEDGDVRVEPEVDIIANRLLLSNTEEPAELLGLATTFERIRPMLNEPASVLTAIHKFATAATLANWNIRVPDALLALSNDRLNQGRDRFGEVGVYKSAIGTHGGGTWKVDLTEPVNPKVGNRQAFLQDLIDRDEEKHRDLRVYVVDGEIVGAMYRYAPEGEWRTNVALGGDVVDATDDMPTEARETALYAAEVMELDYVGVDLIEGEEGWFVLEVNPTAGFKGLHKATGRSPAPYIAKLAIEQVGGAVDDTRVEELSATLDDSRPAGMPRIDRGPIGDRPTIGYIEEVVVSGTSGSTQAKAKSDTGATRTSIDTSLAAEIGAGPIKSMTRVKSGSLKTGKARPVVDLVIGIGGTQHTVTASVEDRSHMDYPLLLGRDILKHYQVDVNRRSDDGGRDDTEREEEYLE; encoded by the coding sequence ATGTCTACTGACGGCGATCCGGTGCGCGTTGGCGTCCTCTCACTTCACAACAGCAAAGAGACGAAGGCGATCCTCAACGCTGTCGACGACCTCGGCCACGAGGGCGTGTGGTTGCGACGCGAGAACACCGCTATCAGCGTCGAAGACGGCGACGTGAGAGTCGAACCGGAGGTAGACATCATCGCCAACCGACTACTGCTCTCGAACACCGAAGAGCCCGCCGAGTTGCTCGGGTTGGCGACGACGTTCGAGCGGATCCGTCCGATGCTGAACGAACCGGCGTCGGTGCTCACGGCGATCCACAAGTTCGCGACGGCGGCAACGCTGGCGAACTGGAACATCAGGGTCCCGGACGCACTGCTGGCGCTGTCGAACGACCGGCTGAACCAAGGTCGAGACCGATTCGGCGAGGTCGGCGTCTACAAGTCCGCGATCGGCACGCACGGCGGGGGTACGTGGAAGGTCGACCTCACCGAACCCGTGAACCCCAAGGTCGGGAACCGACAGGCGTTCCTGCAGGACCTCATCGACCGCGACGAGGAGAAACACCGCGACCTGCGCGTCTACGTCGTCGACGGCGAGATCGTCGGCGCGATGTACCGATACGCGCCGGAAGGTGAGTGGCGGACGAACGTCGCGCTCGGCGGCGACGTCGTCGACGCGACCGACGATATGCCGACGGAAGCCAGAGAGACCGCGCTGTACGCCGCCGAGGTGATGGAACTCGACTACGTCGGCGTCGACCTCATCGAGGGAGAGGAGGGCTGGTTCGTCCTCGAAGTCAACCCGACCGCGGGCTTCAAAGGCCTGCACAAGGCGACCGGCCGGAGCCCTGCGCCGTACATCGCCAAGCTCGCGATCGAGCAGGTCGGCGGCGCGGTCGACGACACGCGCGTCGAGGAGTTATCCGCGACGCTCGATGACTCTCGTCCGGCGGGAATGCCGCGCATCGACAGGGGCCCCATCGGCGACCGCCCGACGATCGGCTACATCGAGGAAGTCGTCGTCTCCGGGACCAGCGGCTCGACGCAGGCGAAAGCGAAGTCCGACACGGGCGCGACCAGAACCAGTATCGACACGTCGCTGGCCGCCGAGATCGGTGCCGGACCCATCAAGAGTATGACGCGCGTCAAGTCCGGTTCTCTGAAGACCGGAAAGGCGCGCCCCGTCGTCGACCTCGTGATCGGGATCGGCGGCACCCAGCACACCGTCACCGCGAGCGTCGAGGACCGCTCGCATATGGACTACCCGCTACTCCTCGGGCGCGACATCCTCAAGCACTACCAAGTCGACGTGAACCGCCGCTCCGACGACGGCGGCCGCGACGACACCGAGCGCGAAGAGGAGTACCTAGAGTAG
- a CDS encoding succinylglutamate desuccinylase/aspartoacylase family protein codes for MTTDETFTYNGGKVDPGERQNLRYGISETYLGDPVRIPVTIINGERPGPTVFLSAAAHGDELNGIEVVREVAHEWDLTDLAGTLVCLPVLNVPGFLAQQRYLPIYDRDLNRSFPGREDSTSAKRMAARIFDNFVAPCDFGIDFHTSTRGRTNMLHVRADMSDDDVARLSRAYGSNVIIDTEGSDGVLRTEATRVGIPTVTVEMGEAHRFQRGLIDDALAGVRSVFAEYELLETQAVRWPGWRTVIDGANEKTWIRADAGGIVDMHHERGSLVREGERICTLTNPFKDDNVAVEAPFTGLLVGILENPVVYPGNPLCHLVELESEVRRVVEREQANRGAETDGALDVEP; via the coding sequence ATGACCACGGACGAGACCTTCACGTACAACGGCGGGAAGGTCGACCCCGGAGAGCGGCAGAACCTCCGATACGGGATCAGCGAGACGTATCTCGGCGATCCCGTCCGCATCCCGGTGACGATCATAAACGGTGAACGACCCGGGCCGACGGTGTTTCTGTCGGCCGCGGCGCACGGCGACGAACTCAACGGTATCGAAGTCGTTCGCGAGGTCGCCCACGAGTGGGATCTCACGGATCTCGCCGGGACACTCGTCTGCCTCCCGGTGTTGAACGTCCCCGGGTTCTTGGCCCAACAGCGCTACCTCCCCATCTACGATCGCGACCTGAACCGCTCCTTTCCGGGGCGCGAAGACTCGACGAGCGCGAAGCGAATGGCTGCGCGGATCTTCGACAACTTCGTTGCACCCTGTGACTTCGGTATCGACTTCCACACCTCGACGCGCGGGCGGACGAATATGCTCCACGTGCGCGCCGATATGTCCGACGACGACGTCGCCCGCTTATCGAGGGCGTACGGTTCGAACGTGATCATCGACACCGAGGGCAGTGACGGAGTCCTCCGGACGGAGGCGACTCGAGTGGGAATTCCGACCGTTACCGTCGAGATGGGCGAGGCCCACCGATTCCAGCGGGGGCTCATCGACGACGCGCTCGCGGGCGTCCGAAGCGTCTTCGCCGAGTACGAGCTCCTCGAAACCCAAGCCGTCCGCTGGCCCGGCTGGCGCACCGTCATTGACGGTGCCAACGAGAAGACGTGGATCCGCGCCGACGCCGGCGGTATCGTCGATATGCACCACGAGCGAGGATCGCTCGTCCGAGAGGGCGAGCGCATCTGCACGCTCACGAACCCGTTCAAAGACGACAACGTTGCGGTCGAAGCTCCTTTCACCGGGTTGCTCGTCGGCATCCTGGAGAACCCCGTCGTCTATCCCGGAAACCCTCTCTGTCACCTCGTCGAACTCGAATCCGAGGTCCGCCGGGTCGTCGAGCGCGAGCAGGCGAACCGCGGCGCGGAGACGGACGGCGCGCTCGATGTCGAGCCGTAG
- the sdhC gene encoding succinate dehydrogenase, cytochrome b556 subunit, giving the protein MSQSYNRGLIEDFGRWREFSAGMWAWVFHKFTGWVLVGYLFTHIAVLSTALQSPGAYTTTIQSLESLLVVRILEVGLLSVAVFHILNGLRLLFVDLGVGLESQDKSFYASLVLTGAIAVASVPTFLAGVFG; this is encoded by the coding sequence ATGAGTCAGTCTTACAATCGGGGCCTCATCGAGGACTTCGGCCGTTGGCGGGAGTTCTCAGCGGGGATGTGGGCTTGGGTGTTCCACAAGTTCACGGGGTGGGTACTCGTGGGATATCTGTTCACCCACATCGCCGTCCTCTCGACGGCGCTTCAGAGCCCGGGCGCGTACACGACGACGATCCAGTCGTTGGAGAGTCTGTTGGTCGTGCGCATCCTCGAAGTCGGGCTGTTGTCGGTGGCCGTCTTCCACATTCTCAACGGGCTTCGGCTGCTGTTCGTCGATCTCGGCGTCGGACTCGAATCGCAGGACAAGAGCTTCTATGCGTCGCTCGTTCTGACGGGCGCGATCGCCGTCGCGAGCGTGCCGACGTTCCTCGCGGGGGTGTTCGGCTGA
- a CDS encoding succinate dehydrogenase encodes MAERYSSFEAGGRLWLWQRITAAFLVVVLAFHFFLLHFVNHADEVTFAMSQARMQELTYFSLMILFLLAATFHGVNGVYNALVNQGLTGTRKTAVKLILSAASLVVIVQGVRTAFAWAGGVPL; translated from the coding sequence ATGGCCGAGCGCTACTCCTCCTTCGAGGCCGGCGGCCGCTTGTGGCTCTGGCAGCGCATCACGGCCGCGTTCTTGGTGGTCGTGCTCGCGTTTCACTTCTTCCTGCTACACTTCGTGAACCACGCCGACGAGGTCACGTTCGCGATGTCGCAGGCGCGGATGCAGGAGCTGACGTACTTCTCGCTCATGATCTTGTTCCTGCTCGCCGCGACGTTCCACGGCGTCAACGGTGTCTACAACGCCCTCGTCAACCAAGGCCTCACGGGAACCCGAAAGACCGCCGTGAAGCTAATTCTCTCGGCTGCCAGCCTCGTCGTGATCGTCCAGGGCGTTCGAACCGCATTCGCGTGGGCCGGAGGCGTCCCACTCTAA
- a CDS encoding succinate dehydrogenase/fumarate reductase iron-sulfur subunit, whose product MSTQVSDQTDDESSASEAETAPAAQQRRMEKKRQRAAEAAEKRQADEAEAALADEETYHLKVFRYDPEIEGKKEPRFDDFHVPYHKGMTVLDALMYARDTYDSSLTFRHSCRQAICGSDAMFVNGSQRLCCKTQLSDLEEPVRVEPLPHAEVVKDLVVDLEHFYDQMEAVEPYFQTNDLPEGELEEQRQSRENREKVKMSTRCIWCGACMSSCNIAAGDNEYLGPAAINKAYRFTMDEREGEDMKQQRLEILEQEHGVWRCQTQFSCTTVCPKDIPLTEHIQELKREAVKSNLKFW is encoded by the coding sequence ATGAGCACACAAGTATCTGACCAGACCGACGACGAATCGTCCGCCAGCGAGGCAGAAACGGCACCCGCCGCCCAACAGCGCCGGATGGAGAAGAAACGCCAGCGCGCCGCGGAGGCGGCCGAAAAACGGCAGGCCGACGAAGCGGAGGCGGCCCTCGCCGACGAGGAGACGTACCACCTGAAGGTGTTCCGGTACGACCCCGAGATCGAGGGGAAAAAAGAGCCGCGCTTCGACGACTTCCACGTCCCCTACCACAAGGGGATGACCGTCCTCGACGCGCTGATGTACGCCCGCGACACCTACGATTCGAGTCTCACGTTCCGGCACTCCTGTCGGCAGGCGATCTGCGGGTCGGACGCGATGTTCGTCAACGGGTCACAGCGGCTCTGCTGTAAGACGCAGCTTTCAGACCTCGAAGAGCCGGTTCGCGTCGAGCCGCTCCCACACGCGGAGGTCGTCAAGGACCTCGTCGTGGACTTGGAACACTTCTACGATCAGATGGAGGCCGTCGAGCCGTACTTCCAGACGAACGACCTGCCGGAGGGAGAACTCGAAGAGCAACGGCAGTCCAGAGAGAACCGCGAGAAAGTGAAGATGTCGACGCGCTGTATCTGGTGCGGCGCGTGTATGTCCTCGTGTAACATCGCCGCCGGCGACAACGAGTATCTCGGCCCCGCCGCCATCAACAAGGCGTACCGCTTTACGATGGACGAGCGCGAGGGCGAGGATATGAAACAGCAACGCCTCGAGATCCTCGAACAGGAACACGGCGTCTGGCGGTGTCAGACGCAGTTCTCCTGTACGACCGTCTGTCCGAAGGACATCCCGCTGACCGAGCACATCCAGGAACTGAAGCGCGAGGCGGTCAAAAGCAACCTGAAATTCTGGTGA